A stretch of Henckelia pumila isolate YLH828 chromosome 4, ASM3356847v2, whole genome shotgun sequence DNA encodes these proteins:
- the LOC140861135 gene encoding L10-interacting MYB domain-containing protein-like — protein sequence MDSQMPWARSSDSNFEMHSQSLLQPRSQPLSQPSQSIDSSRQQNMRINEHIGKASWDRAKTEAFIRICVEELQAGNRPGTHFNRTGWENLICKFEVCTNLKYSKIQLKNRWDGLKKEWGLWKTLLRGETGLGWNHEKGTVDATPEWWQRKIQEHPEAAKFRERGPILVADQHLLFSDVVASGNSIWAPSSGIMPPHLQDEPTDDNIHSSEIDRSGIDHTTETNDTQQTNMESGSSRRSNLRKNLFSAPVRHKRQKKTSTAEKIAKCLERMVNTIESESQSSRVSNGNVGQYTIKDCMEILDCMSGIEEGGSLWMYATRLFLKPAVRELFLTIKRDDLRLKWLQDQMERDMQRRTTSIISAHASRGESYHNDNASFG from the exons ATGGATTCCCAAATGCCTTGGGCTAGAAGTTCTGATTCTAATTTTGAGATGCATTCACAATCATTATTACAACCACGGTCACAACCATTATCACAACCATCTCAAAGCATTGATTCTAGTAGACAACAAAATATGAGAATTAATGAGCATATTGGGAAGGCAAGTTGGGATCGTGCAAAAACTGAGGCATTTATTAGAATATGCGTAGAGGAGCTTCAAGCAGGGAACAGGCCCGGTACTCACTTCAACAGGACTGGTTGGGAAAATTTGATTTGTAAATTTGAAGTTTGTACGAACCTTAAGTATTCAAAGATACAATTAAAAAATCGTTGGGATGGCTTGAAGAAAGAATGGGGTCTTTGGAAAACATTATTGAGAGGAGAGACTGGACTAGGTTGGAACCATGAAAAGGGAACTGTGGATGCAACTCCTGAGTGGTGGCAACGAAAGATACAA gaACATCCTGAAGCTGCCAAGTTCAGAGAGCGAGGACCTATACTAGTTGCTGATCAACATCTACTATTTTCAGATGTTGTAGCTTCAGGGAACAGTATATGGGCACCAAGCTCTGGAATAATGCCACCACACTTACAAGATGAGCCTACTGATGACAATATACATTCTAGTGAGATTGACAGATCCGGCATTGACCATACAACTGAAACAAATGACACACAACAAACCAACATGGAGAGTGGTTCTTCTAGAAGAAGTAACCTTAGAAAAAACCTGTTTTCTGCTCCTGTTCGTCATAAAAGGCAAAAGAAAACATCAACTGCAGAAAAAATTGCAAAGTGTCTAGAGCGGATGGTTAATACAATAGAGAGTGAATCACAATCATCTCGGGTGTCAAATGGAAATGTGGGACAGTACACTATCAAAGACTGCATGGAAATTTTAGATTGTATGTCTGGAATTGAAGAAGGTGGTAGTTTGTGGATGTATGCAACACGGTTGTTTTTGAAACCTGCTGTTAGAGAGTTATTTTTAACTATCAAGAGAGATGATTTACGGCTAAAGTGGTTGCAAGATCAGATGGAAAGAGACATGCAAAGAAGGACTACTTCAATTATTTCAGCTCATGCATCACGTGGAGAATCATACCATAATGACAATGCTTCTTTTGGATGA